One window of the Deinococcus depolymerans genome contains the following:
- a CDS encoding PLP-dependent aminotransferase family protein, whose product MPTPPSPTDAPHWAALLRGWRDHPGPLHTRLHTHLQHAIDRGELTPGQRLPAERTLAALLGVSRATAVTALDDLTASGHLTRHVGRGTHVAPTAPRAQPLLTLRTPVGAAHPSEIDLTIAVPLLTDQQRTRLRDATQHAHYDSPYHPHGLPALRDLLAQHYTRAGLPTTPEQILITSGAQQAIALTAHTLLRRGDTALLETPTYFGAIDVIRAAGAHLTGTPVTTQHLDPHHFAHQTRTHHPRLAFLTPTHHNPTGTTLPHPARQHLAAHLHDTGLPTLEDDTLLDLPFTDTPPPPRLSTLAPHAPILNVGSLSKLYWAGLRIGWLRLPPTLAPTLKQAKTLTDFGSSQPAQHLALHLLTDLPTLIHERRATITPARDHLAHLLRTHLPDWTFTTPPGGQFLWITLPTPTASAYTHHAARHGLRLYPGASMGVDPLPDQYLRIPFTLHPDHIPEAVNRLARAWAEFTSRGSERLA is encoded by the coding sequence ATGCCCACGCCGCCCAGCCCCACCGACGCGCCCCACTGGGCCGCCCTGCTGCGCGGCTGGCGCGACCACCCCGGCCCCCTCCACACCCGCCTGCACACCCACCTCCAGCACGCCATCGACAGAGGCGAACTCACCCCCGGACAGCGCCTCCCGGCCGAACGCACCCTCGCCGCCCTCCTCGGCGTCAGCCGCGCCACCGCCGTCACCGCCCTCGACGACCTCACCGCCAGCGGCCACCTCACCCGGCACGTCGGACGCGGCACGCACGTCGCCCCCACCGCCCCCCGCGCCCAGCCCCTCCTCACGCTGCGCACCCCCGTCGGCGCGGCCCACCCCAGCGAGATCGACCTCACCATCGCCGTCCCCCTCCTCACCGACCAGCAACGCACCCGCCTGCGCGACGCCACCCAGCACGCCCACTACGACAGCCCCTACCACCCCCACGGCCTCCCCGCACTCCGCGACCTCCTCGCCCAGCACTACACCCGCGCCGGCCTCCCCACCACCCCCGAACAGATCCTCATCACCAGCGGCGCCCAGCAGGCCATCGCCCTCACCGCCCACACCCTCCTCCGGCGCGGCGACACCGCCCTCCTCGAGACCCCCACCTACTTCGGCGCCATCGACGTCATCCGCGCCGCCGGCGCCCACCTCACCGGCACCCCCGTCACCACCCAGCACCTCGACCCCCACCACTTCGCGCACCAGACCCGCACCCACCACCCCCGCCTCGCCTTCCTCACCCCCACCCACCACAACCCCACCGGCACCACCCTCCCCCACCCCGCCCGGCAACACCTCGCCGCGCACCTCCACGACACAGGGCTCCCCACCCTCGAAGACGACACCCTCCTCGACCTCCCCTTCACCGACACCCCCCCACCCCCCCGCCTCAGCACCCTCGCCCCCCACGCCCCCATCCTCAACGTCGGCTCCCTCAGCAAGCTCTACTGGGCGGGCCTGCGCATCGGCTGGCTCCGCCTCCCCCCCACCCTCGCCCCCACCCTCAAACAGGCCAAGACCCTCACCGACTTCGGCAGCAGCCAACCCGCCCAGCACCTCGCCCTCCACCTCCTCACCGACCTCCCCACCCTCATCCACGAGCGCCGCGCCACCATCACCCCCGCCCGCGACCACCTCGCCCACCTCCTCCGCACCCACCTCCCCGACTGGACATTCACCACCCCACCCGGCGGCCAGTTCCTCTGGATCACCCTCCCAACCCCCACCGCCAGCGCCTACACCCACCACGCCGCCCGCCACGGCCTGCGCCTCTACCCCGGCGCCAGCATGGGCGTCGACCCCCTCCCCGACCAGTACCTCCGCATCCCCTTCACCCTGCACCCCGACCACATCCCCGAAGCAGTCAACCGGCTCGCGCGGGCCTGGGCGGAGTTCACGAGCCGGGGGAGTGAGCGGCTGGCGTGA
- a CDS encoding benzoate/H(+) symporter BenE family transporter, with protein MTTLPAASAAPSFWRDSHPSAVLAGLITMLIGWAGPNVLIYSVAQAAHLSDGQAMSWLWAHALLAGLTGIVLSLRTRMPILVTWSTPGIALLVTALPGIPFPEAVGAFLTSGLLVLGLGLFPPLTRGLQAIPAPLAAALNAAILLPFGFRALQAFGTAPTLVGVMIVAYFALRLVAPRWAVAGVLLTGVVASGVLNLWHPQPVALALTRPEFVLPQFSLHATLNLALPLTLLAFTGQFVPGFGVLKTSGYEPAPGPILRACGLASSAAAFAGCHNLTLGALLANIVTGPEAHPDARKRYTAAVWAGVFNMTVALFAGTVLHLLGILPTQAIAALAGLALLAAMGSSLQAAFQGAQTGSLAAPVVLLVALSGITPLGIGAPFWGILAGLIVSMIESRTRAT; from the coding sequence ATGACCACGCTCCCTGCCGCCAGTGCTGCGCCCTCGTTCTGGCGGGATTCGCACCCGAGCGCGGTGCTGGCGGGGTTGATCACCATGCTGATCGGCTGGGCGGGCCCGAACGTGCTGATCTACTCGGTGGCGCAGGCCGCGCACCTCAGTGACGGTCAGGCGATGTCGTGGCTGTGGGCGCACGCGCTGCTGGCGGGCCTGACCGGGATCGTCCTGAGCCTGCGGACCCGCATGCCCATCCTGGTCACGTGGAGCACGCCGGGCATCGCGCTGCTCGTGACGGCGTTGCCGGGCATTCCCTTCCCGGAGGCGGTGGGGGCGTTCCTCACGTCGGGTCTGCTGGTGCTGGGTCTGGGGCTGTTCCCGCCGCTGACCAGGGGGTTGCAGGCCATCCCCGCGCCGCTGGCGGCCGCGCTGAACGCCGCGATCCTCCTCCCGTTCGGCTTCCGGGCGCTGCAGGCGTTCGGCACCGCCCCCACGCTGGTGGGCGTGATGATCGTCGCGTACTTCGCGCTGCGGCTGGTCGCGCCGCGCTGGGCAGTCGCGGGCGTCCTCCTGACCGGCGTGGTAGCCAGCGGCGTCCTGAACCTGTGGCATCCGCAGCCCGTCGCGCTGGCCCTCACCCGCCCGGAGTTCGTGCTCCCACAGTTCAGCCTGCACGCCACCCTGAACCTCGCCCTGCCACTCACGCTCCTCGCCTTCACGGGACAGTTCGTGCCGGGTTTCGGCGTCCTGAAGACCAGCGGGTACGAACCCGCGCCCGGCCCGATCCTGCGCGCCTGCGGCCTCGCCAGCAGCGCCGCCGCGTTCGCCGGATGCCACAACCTCACCCTCGGGGCGCTGCTGGCGAACATCGTCACGGGTCCCGAGGCGCACCCGGACGCCCGCAAACGCTACACCGCCGCCGTCTGGGCCGGCGTGTTCAACATGACCGTGGCGCTGTTCGCGGGCACCGTCCTGCACCTGCTGGGCATCCTCCCCACCCAGGCCATCGCCGCACTCGCCGGACTGGCCCTGCTCGCCGCCATGGGCAGCAGCCTCCAGGCCGCCTTCCAGGGTGCCCAGACCGGGAGCCTCGCCGCGCCCGTCGTCCTGCTCGTCGCCCTCAGCGGCATCACCCCGCTCGGCATCGGCGCGCCCTTCTGGGGCATTCTGGCCGGGCTGATCGTGTCCATGATCGAATCCCGGACTCGCGCAACCTGA
- a CDS encoding LLM class flavin-dependent oxidoreductase: MKKIGFLSFGHWNPSPQSGTRSAADVLHQTIDLAVAAEELGADGAYVRVHHFAQQLGSPFPLLAAMGAKTNRIELGTGVIDMRYENPLYMAEDAGSADLISGGRLQLGISRGSPEQVIDGWRHFGYAPAPGETDADMARRHAEVFLDVIEGKGFAQPNPRPMFPNPPGLLRLEPYSAGLRDRIWWGAASNATAEWAARMGMNLQSSTLKVDESGKPFHVQQAEQIRAYRAAWREAGHAREGRVSVSRSIFALVNDQDRTYFGRQAGRDQFGAIDQYRAVFGRSYADEPDRLIEQLRQDEAIAEADTLLLTVPNQLGVDYNAHLIGSILTHVAPGLGWR, from the coding sequence ATGAAGAAGATCGGCTTTCTCTCGTTCGGGCACTGGAATCCGTCCCCGCAGTCGGGCACGCGCTCGGCGGCGGACGTCCTGCACCAGACCATCGATCTGGCCGTCGCCGCCGAGGAGCTGGGCGCGGACGGCGCGTACGTGCGGGTGCATCACTTCGCGCAGCAGCTGGGCTCGCCGTTCCCGCTGCTGGCCGCGATGGGCGCGAAAACCAACCGCATCGAGCTGGGCACGGGCGTGATCGACATGCGCTACGAGAACCCGCTGTACATGGCCGAGGACGCCGGTTCCGCCGACCTGATCTCCGGCGGGAGGCTGCAGCTGGGCATCAGCCGGGGCTCGCCGGAGCAGGTGATCGACGGGTGGCGGCACTTCGGGTACGCGCCCGCCCCCGGCGAGACCGACGCGGACATGGCGCGGCGGCACGCCGAGGTGTTCCTCGACGTGATCGAGGGCAAAGGCTTCGCGCAGCCGAACCCCCGCCCGATGTTCCCGAACCCGCCCGGCCTGCTGCGCCTGGAGCCGTACTCGGCGGGCCTGCGGGACCGGATCTGGTGGGGCGCCGCGTCGAACGCGACCGCCGAGTGGGCCGCGCGGATGGGCATGAACCTCCAGAGTTCCACCCTGAAGGTCGACGAGAGTGGCAAGCCGTTCCACGTGCAGCAGGCCGAGCAGATCCGCGCTTACCGCGCCGCGTGGCGCGAGGCCGGGCACGCCCGCGAGGGGCGCGTGTCCGTCAGCCGCAGCATCTTCGCCCTCGTGAACGACCAGGACCGCACGTACTTCGGACGGCAGGCCGGTCGCGACCAGTTCGGCGCCATCGACCAGTACCGCGCCGTGTTCGGCCGCAGCTACGCCGACGAACCGGACCGCCTGATCGAGCAGCTGCGGCAGGACGAGGCGATCGCGGAAGCCGACACGCTGCTGCTCACCGTGCCGAACCAGCTGGGCGTGGACTACAACGCGCACCTGATCGGGAGCATCCTGACGCACGTCGCCCCTGGCCTCGGCTGGCGCTGA
- the groL gene encoding chaperonin GroEL (60 kDa chaperone family; promotes refolding of misfolded polypeptides especially under stressful conditions; forms two stacked rings of heptamers to form a barrel-shaped 14mer; ends can be capped by GroES; misfolded proteins enter the barrel where they are refolded when GroES binds), producing the protein MAKQLVFDEQARRALERGVNAVANAVKVTLGPRGRNVVIEKKFGSPTITKDGVTVAKEIELEDKLENIGAQLLKEVASKTNDITGDGTTTATVLGQAVVKEGLRNVAAGANPLALKRGIEKAVAAAIEEIKTLAVPVEDSEAIKKVAGISANDEQVGEEIANAMDKVGKEGVITIEESKGFDTEVDVVEGMQFDKGYISPYFITSPDTMEAVLEDAYILIYEKKVSALKDLLPVLEKVAQTGRPLLIIAEDVEGEALATLVVNKLRGTLNIAAVKAPGFGDRRKEMLRDIAAVTGGEVVSEDLGHKLENTTMDMLGRAARVRITKDETTIVDGKGEQAQIDARVNAIKGELDTTDSDYAKEKLQERLAKLAGGVAVIRVGAATETELKEKKHRYEDALSTARSAVEEGIVSGGGTTLLRIIPAVRKAAESLTGDEATGARILIRALEEPARQIAANAGEEGSVIVNAVINSDKPRFGFNAATGEYVDDMVAAGIVDPAKVTRTALQNAASIGALILTTEAIVSDKPEKAAPAPAGGPDMGGMDF; encoded by the coding sequence ATGGCTAAACAGCTCGTGTTCGATGAACAAGCCCGCCGCGCCCTCGAACGAGGCGTGAACGCCGTCGCCAACGCCGTCAAAGTGACCCTCGGGCCGCGCGGCCGCAACGTCGTCATCGAGAAGAAATTCGGCAGCCCCACCATCACCAAGGACGGCGTGACCGTCGCCAAGGAAATCGAGCTGGAAGACAAGCTCGAGAACATCGGCGCGCAGCTGCTGAAAGAAGTCGCCAGCAAGACCAACGACATCACCGGTGACGGCACCACCACCGCCACCGTGCTCGGCCAGGCCGTCGTGAAAGAAGGCCTGCGCAACGTCGCCGCCGGCGCCAACCCCCTCGCCCTGAAGCGCGGCATCGAGAAAGCCGTCGCCGCCGCCATCGAGGAAATCAAGACCCTCGCCGTGCCCGTCGAGGACAGCGAAGCCATCAAGAAAGTCGCCGGCATCAGCGCCAACGACGAGCAGGTCGGCGAGGAAATCGCCAACGCGATGGACAAGGTCGGCAAGGAAGGCGTCATCACCATCGAAGAAAGCAAAGGCTTCGACACCGAAGTGGACGTCGTGGAAGGCATGCAGTTCGACAAGGGCTACATCAGCCCCTACTTCATCACCAGCCCCGACACCATGGAAGCCGTCCTCGAAGACGCCTACATCCTCATCTACGAGAAGAAGGTCAGCGCCCTGAAAGACCTGCTGCCCGTCCTCGAGAAGGTCGCGCAGACCGGCCGCCCCCTGCTGATCATCGCCGAGGACGTCGAAGGTGAAGCGCTCGCCACCCTGGTCGTCAACAAGCTGCGCGGCACCCTGAACATCGCCGCCGTCAAGGCCCCCGGCTTCGGCGACCGCCGCAAGGAAATGCTGCGCGACATCGCCGCCGTCACCGGCGGGGAAGTCGTCAGCGAAGACCTCGGCCACAAGCTCGAGAACACCACCATGGACATGCTCGGCCGCGCCGCCCGCGTCCGCATCACCAAAGACGAAACCACCATCGTCGACGGGAAAGGCGAGCAGGCCCAGATCGACGCCCGCGTCAACGCCATCAAGGGCGAACTGGACACCACCGACAGCGACTACGCCAAGGAAAAACTCCAGGAGCGCCTCGCCAAGCTCGCCGGCGGCGTCGCCGTCATCCGCGTCGGTGCCGCCACCGAAACGGAACTCAAAGAGAAGAAGCACCGCTACGAGGACGCCCTGAGCACCGCCCGCAGCGCGGTCGAGGAAGGCATCGTCTCCGGCGGCGGCACCACCCTGCTGCGCATCATCCCCGCCGTCCGCAAGGCCGCCGAGAGCCTGACCGGCGACGAGGCCACCGGCGCCCGCATCCTGATCCGCGCTCTCGAAGAGCCCGCCCGTCAGATCGCCGCGAACGCCGGTGAAGAAGGCAGCGTCATCGTGAACGCCGTCATCAACAGCGACAAGCCCCGCTTCGGCTTCAACGCCGCCACCGGCGAGTACGTCGACGACATGGTCGCCGCCGGCATCGTCGACCCCGCCAAGGTCACCCGCACCGCGCTGCAGAACGCCGCCAGCATCGGCGCACTGATCCTCACCACCGAAGCCATCGTCAGCGACAAGCCCGAAAAGGCCGCCCCCGCACCCGCCGGCGGCCCCGACATGGGCGGCATGGACTTCTAA
- the groES gene encoding co-chaperone GroES, with product MLKPLGDRVLVEIIEEAEQKTAGGLYVPDTAKEKSQRGKVIAVGSGKMLDNGTRVALDVKEGDTVYFAKYGGTEVSLEGKNYSILAERDILAIVE from the coding sequence ATGCTGAAACCCTTAGGTGACCGCGTTCTGGTTGAAATCATCGAGGAAGCCGAGCAGAAGACCGCCGGCGGCCTGTACGTCCCCGACACCGCCAAAGAGAAGAGCCAGCGCGGCAAGGTCATCGCCGTCGGCAGCGGCAAGATGCTCGACAACGGCACCCGCGTGGCGCTGGACGTCAAGGAAGGCGACACCGTCTACTTCGCCAAGTACGGCGGCACCGAAGTCAGCCTCGAAGGCAAGAACTACTCCATCCTCGCCGAACGCGACATCCTCGCCATCGTCGAGTAA
- a CDS encoding GGDEF domain-containing protein, with protein MATRPAILSRNAFEDAFDALGAAPLTLAVLDLDHFKTLNDTLGHSEGDRVLRGVERLLSGSLPSGSVIGRIGGDEYACLLPETAAETALILLDEVIKHFHIHRDPHWPKSLGLSVGLASRPAHATHYAELYRAAEEALLRAKREGRARACIYVESKMVLKSNYYSKSQLDRLAKLSGALGRTEASLLREAVDDLIEKNRGEL; from the coding sequence ATGGCCACACGCCCCGCCATCCTGTCCCGCAACGCCTTCGAGGACGCCTTCGACGCCCTCGGCGCCGCCCCCCTCACCCTCGCCGTCCTGGACCTCGACCACTTCAAGACCCTGAACGACACCCTGGGCCACAGCGAAGGCGACCGCGTCCTGCGCGGCGTGGAACGCCTGCTGTCCGGCAGCCTCCCGTCGGGCAGCGTCATCGGCCGCATCGGCGGCGACGAGTACGCCTGCCTGCTCCCCGAAACCGCCGCCGAGACCGCCCTGATCCTCCTCGACGAGGTCATCAAGCACTTCCACATCCACCGCGACCCCCACTGGCCCAAGAGCCTGGGCCTCAGCGTCGGCCTCGCCTCGCGCCCCGCCCACGCCACCCACTACGCCGAGCTGTACCGCGCCGCCGAGGAAGCCCTGCTGCGCGCCAAACGCGAGGGCCGCGCCCGCGCCTGCATCTACGTGGAAAGCAAGATGGTCCTGAAAAGCAACTACTACAGCAAGAGCCAGCTCGACCGCCTCGCCAAACTGAGCGGCGCCCTGGGCCGCACCGAGGCCAGCCTGCTGCGCGAGGCCGTGGACGACCTGATCGAGAAGAACCGGGGTGAACTGTGA
- a CDS encoding nucleoside deaminase: MGGEAGALGAGWHAALSEAWDAYLHGSYPVGACVVDERGQVIARGRNRLSERRAVEQGVISGHDLAHAEVNALLNLTTTPRPECYSWTLLTTLQPCPQCAAIAAMGGMRHVSYAAPDAWIAESNLLTHDPYVARKGVRVSRAPEPVQRAALRLVLVAHLEDGQDPDSPMLRSFASYPDDVHAAAALHAAGTLAALRDQRAPLAEALAVLA, translated from the coding sequence GTGGGAGGAGAGGCTGGGGCACTCGGCGCAGGCTGGCACGCGGCCCTGTCGGAGGCGTGGGACGCGTACCTGCACGGTTCTTATCCCGTCGGGGCCTGCGTCGTGGACGAGCGTGGACAGGTGATCGCCAGGGGCCGCAACCGCCTGAGTGAACGCCGCGCCGTCGAGCAGGGCGTGATCAGCGGGCATGACCTGGCGCACGCGGAAGTGAACGCCCTGCTGAACCTGACCACCACGCCCCGCCCCGAGTGCTACTCGTGGACGCTGCTCACGACCCTGCAACCGTGCCCGCAGTGCGCCGCCATCGCGGCGATGGGCGGCATGCGGCACGTATCCTACGCCGCGCCGGACGCCTGGATTGCCGAGTCGAACCTCCTGACGCACGATCCGTACGTGGCCCGCAAGGGCGTGAGGGTATCCAGAGCCCCGGAGCCCGTGCAGAGGGCGGCGCTGCGGCTGGTGCTGGTCGCCCACCTGGAGGACGGACAGGACCCGGACAGCCCCATGCTGCGCAGCTTCGCGTCGTACCCGGACGACGTTCACGCGGCGGCCGCCCTGCACGCCGCCGGCACCCTGGCGGCCCTGCGTGACCAGCGCGCTCCGCTGGCCGAGGCGCTGGCGGTGCTGGCATGA
- a CDS encoding O-methyltransferase, with protein MTRPAFVDLSPGLDRVGRACAWIERGDGFVLMTGLEWGGWTLPGGGIHPGETPEVAAAREAWEEAGAHAEVAGAPFPIVGVTGVESVCVPLHLTRLEPSPEGRPVTWVNPRSLPWAQDHQLRQGLAARGQTPPHLEVPPLVQAAQAVASPDFAGGCSPETGRLLRTLAATRPGGRVLELGTGTGVGAAWLLSGLDRAGRLLTVEADPARAEVAWAALQADPRARVQRGDWGDVLRDGPFDLIFADCAPAKTLDALDRLVRALRPGGTLIMDNFSPPAFMSPDRHAGDPLRDALFRHPQLTCTELEVRRRERVLLAVRTA; from the coding sequence ATGACCCGCCCCGCCTTCGTGGACCTGTCGCCGGGCCTGGACCGTGTGGGCCGCGCCTGCGCGTGGATCGAGCGGGGGGACGGCTTCGTGCTGATGACGGGCCTGGAGTGGGGCGGGTGGACCCTGCCGGGCGGCGGCATCCACCCCGGCGAGACACCCGAGGTGGCCGCGGCCCGCGAGGCGTGGGAGGAGGCGGGCGCACACGCCGAGGTCGCGGGCGCCCCGTTCCCGATCGTGGGCGTCACTGGGGTCGAGAGCGTGTGCGTGCCCCTGCACCTGACCCGCCTGGAGCCCAGCCCGGAGGGCCGCCCCGTCACGTGGGTGAATCCCCGCTCGCTGCCGTGGGCGCAGGATCACCAGCTGCGGCAGGGCCTCGCGGCGCGCGGGCAGACGCCACCACACCTGGAGGTTCCGCCGCTGGTGCAGGCCGCGCAGGCGGTCGCCAGTCCCGATTTCGCGGGGGGCTGCTCGCCCGAGACGGGCCGCCTGCTGCGGACCCTGGCGGCCACGCGCCCCGGCGGGCGGGTGCTGGAACTCGGGACGGGAACCGGCGTGGGCGCGGCGTGGCTGCTCTCGGGCCTCGACCGCGCCGGGCGCCTCCTGACCGTGGAGGCCGACCCGGCGCGGGCCGAGGTGGCCTGGGCCGCGCTGCAGGCCGACCCGCGCGCCCGCGTGCAGCGCGGCGACTGGGGTGACGTGCTGCGTGACGGGCCGTTCGACCTGATCTTCGCGGACTGCGCGCCCGCGAAGACCCTGGACGCGCTGGACCGGCTGGTGCGGGCCCTGCGGCCCGGCGGGACGCTGATCATGGACAACTTCAGCCCGCCCGCCTTCATGTCGCCCGACCGGCACGCGGGCGACCCGCTCAGGGACGCGCTGTTCAGGCACCCGCAGCTGACCTGCACCGAACTGGAAGTCCGCCGCCGCGAACGCGTGCTGCTGGCCGTGAGGACCGCGTGA
- a CDS encoding histidine phosphatase family protein, producing MTGELHLTVLRHGRSRADDENVHEGRYDSPLNPEGEAQAAALAAYWRANPPGFDRAYCSTLQRAHGTARIVTDALGVPLTPTDLLREWDNGPLAGMGREAALERYPIPAFRHDLDPFTAEGGESQAAIRARALHALELVWNGGGQRVLLVTHGGFGNSLLRELLGASRGWFAFGDTAFATLRLNRGSHTALLTGVNLTPHLP from the coding sequence GTGACCGGCGAGCTGCACCTGACCGTCCTGCGCCACGGCCGCAGCCGCGCCGACGACGAGAACGTCCACGAGGGCCGATACGACAGCCCCCTGAACCCGGAAGGTGAGGCGCAGGCGGCCGCGCTGGCCGCGTACTGGAGGGCGAACCCGCCGGGCTTCGACCGGGCGTACTGTTCCACCCTGCAACGGGCGCACGGCACCGCCCGCATCGTCACGGACGCCCTGGGCGTGCCCCTGACCCCCACGGACCTGCTGCGCGAGTGGGACAACGGGCCACTGGCCGGCATGGGCCGCGAGGCGGCGCTGGAACGCTACCCCATCCCGGCGTTCCGGCACGACCTCGACCCGTTCACCGCCGAGGGGGGCGAGAGTCAGGCGGCGATCCGCGCCCGCGCGCTGCACGCCCTGGAACTCGTGTGGAATGGCGGCGGCCAGCGGGTGCTGCTCGTCACGCACGGCGGCTTCGGGAACAGCCTGCTGCGTGAACTGCTGGGCGCCTCGCGCGGCTGGTTCGCGTTCGGGGACACGGCCTTCGCCACGCTGCGCCTGAATCGGGGCAGCCACACGGCCCTGCTGACCGGCGTGAACCTCACGCCACACCTGCCCTGA
- a CDS encoding GNAT family protein: MRHDLTLVDGPYTLRPLTDADTAPLMALARAHAAEYARMGTFPTQERYYTGALDAPDQLPFVKLVGGELAGATRFMEMRPAHRRLEIGSTWLAPAFMRTPANRTFKRLLLDHAFGQMGILRVEIKTDILNTRSQQAIERLGATREGVLRQHMPRPDGTQRDTVMYSIIAEEWPQLRARLLGAT; this comes from the coding sequence ATGCGCCACGACCTGACCCTGGTAGACGGCCCGTACACCCTGCGCCCCCTGACCGACGCGGACACCGCCCCGCTGATGGCACTGGCGCGGGCGCACGCGGCCGAGTACGCCCGCATGGGCACCTTTCCCACCCAGGAGCGCTACTACACCGGCGCGCTGGACGCCCCGGATCAGCTGCCGTTCGTGAAACTGGTCGGCGGCGAACTGGCCGGCGCGACCCGCTTCATGGAGATGCGCCCCGCGCACCGCCGCCTAGAGATCGGGAGTACCTGGCTGGCCCCGGCGTTCATGCGCACGCCCGCCAACCGCACCTTCAAGCGTCTGCTGCTGGACCACGCCTTCGGCCAGATGGGCATCCTGCGCGTGGAGATCAAGACGGACATCCTGAACACCCGCAGCCAGCAGGCCATTGAGCGTCTGGGGGCGACCCGCGAGGGCGTCCTGCGCCAGCACATGCCCCGCCCGGACGGCACGCAGCGCGACACGGTCATGTACTCCATCATTGCGGAGGAATGGCCGCAGCTTCGGGCGCGGCTGCTGGGTGCCACCTGA
- a CDS encoding M23 family metallopeptidase, with protein sequence MRRVLGWLVTLAVLGGAAFLLWPQIEGARRYAALLSEPGATEGSLPNPLPGQRFVDTWGGARSQGRRHEGVDIFAPRGTPIRATTRGVVVNVGPNNLGGRTVMVLGPGGQRHYYAHLERYPDLKRGDWVEQGDVVGYVGDSGNAKGTPPHLHYGIYAAGGAINPYPLLINE encoded by the coding sequence ATGAGGCGGGTGCTGGGCTGGCTGGTGACGCTGGCGGTGCTGGGCGGCGCGGCGTTCCTGCTGTGGCCGCAGATTGAGGGTGCGCGGCGGTACGCGGCCCTGCTGTCGGAGCCGGGGGCGACCGAGGGGTCGCTGCCCAATCCGCTGCCGGGCCAGCGCTTCGTGGACACCTGGGGAGGGGCGCGCAGTCAGGGCCGCCGGCACGAGGGCGTGGACATCTTCGCGCCGCGCGGCACGCCCATCCGCGCCACGACGCGCGGCGTGGTCGTGAACGTCGGCCCGAACAACCTGGGGGGCCGGACCGTCATGGTCCTCGGGCCGGGCGGGCAGCGGCACTACTACGCGCACCTGGAACGCTACCCGGACCTGAAGCGCGGCGACTGGGTCGAGCAGGGCGACGTGGTGGGCTACGTGGGCGACAGCGGGAACGCAAAGGGCACGCCCCCGCACCTGCACTACGGGATCTACGCGGCGGGCGGCGCGATCAACCCCTACCCGCTGCTGATCAACGAGTAG